CGCCGGTCCTCGCCCATGTGCCAGGTGCCCTGGCCGATGACGCTGACAGGGACGCCGGTGGGCCCGAACGGGCGGGTGAGCACGCCGGCAGTGTACACCGCGCGTCGAAATGCGAGCAGCCGGCTCAGCGACGCGCTGTCCTACGGACGTAGGCCGGCGAGAAGGGTCCAGATGCGAGGCGGCGCCCGAAGAGCCGCACGCGAGGCGTAGTCCTTCTACGTTGAACGTGCGGCCGAGGGCGCCAACGAAGCAGATGGGCCCTTATCGGCGGCCGGCTAGCGGGGGCCGGTGCGCCAGCCGAGCCAGCCAACGGCTGACACCAGACCGATCAGCACTGCTGACGTGCCGATCGTCGACAGCTCGGACATCCACTTGATCGTGGTGCTGCTGAGGCCCGCGAAGGCGAGCCCGATCACGGGGAGCACCGGCGCGCCGCAGCCCATTACGGTGCAGCCGCCCGTGGAGAGCCCGAAGATGCCGCCCAGCGCCCCCAGCACGCCGCCCGATCCTCCGGCCCTGCGTCCCCACGGGGCGACGGGGAGAGCCGCGCGGCGCTGCATCCAGAGCGCGAAGTACGCCGCGACGAGGAAGGACATGAAGGCGAAGCGCGCGAGATCGGCCGTCGTCACCGCGAAGCCCCACTCGATGCCAAACGAGCCGTCCGAAGAGAACCAGAAGAGCGCCAGGCCCCACGCCTTGGTGAGGCGCTCCCCGAGCGACCCGGGCCCGGACGCGAGGTAGTCGGGCAGGGAGGGCAGCCAGGGGTTGATGGTGAAGGCGGTGACGGGCTTGCGGGCGACGGTGAGGACGAGGGGCGGGACCACGATGTCGAGGGCGAAGACGCCGAGGGCGACCGCGAGGAACAGCCACGGCCGTGATCTCACGGCGGCCCCGATGCCGCGAAGGGATCGCTTGATGGCGCTCATGTCCGCATGGCCTTCGAGCACGATTATAGGCGCTCTTGCCCGGGGACGCGAGGCTCTGACGCATCGCGACGAGAACGAGCCGCCGTTCGAGCTTACTCCTTGACTTCCACCGAGCCCCGGCTAATATCCCCTTACCCCACCACTGGCCTCGAAACTGTCCACCCAATGAAGGAGGGACGCCTTATGGCCCCAGAAGTTTCCCGTCGTGACTTCCTGAGTTCTCTCGGCGTAACGGTCGGCGCCGCGGCGACCGCGGCCGGCCTGCCGCTGGTCGGCGGCCCGGCTCTCATCAGCCGCGCCGAAGCCCAGCCGAAGGGCAACATCCCCGACACGCCGTACAAGATCGGCCACATGACCTACTTCACGGGCGCCGCCGCCGTGCTTGGAGAGCCCTCGTACAAGGGGCACATCCTCGCGGCCGAGGAGATCAACGCCCAGGGCGGCCTGCTCGGCAAGCGCAAGATCGAGACCTTCAAGGCCGACGAAGCGGCCGGCACCGACGCCAACGTGAAGGAAATGCGCCGGATGAAGCTCTCGGAGAAAATCGACCTCTTCACCGGGGTCATCTCGAGCGGCAACACGCCGGCGCTCGGGCCCGTGGCCGAGGAGCTCAAGCTGCTGACGATCTTCGTGGACGGCTGCACCGACTTCCTCTTCGACAAGGTCGTGCCGAACCCGCACTACATCTTCCGCATCACCAACATGCAGTCGGCCGACGGCGTGACTTGCGGGGTCGCCACGGCGATGACCTGGCCCAAGACCCGCCGCGTCGCCCACATCCACCCCGACTACACCTACGGGCGCAACGCCTTCGCGCACTTCAACATCGTGATGAAGAAGATGGTTCCCGGCGCCCAGGTCGTGTCCGAGGGCTGGCCCAAGCTCGGGACCACGGACTTCACCTCCCACATCACCAAGGCGATCGCGGCAAAGCCAGACCTGCTGGTCTCCTCGGTGTGGGGCGGCGACTACGTGGCCATGTACAAGCAGGCCCTGCGCTACGACATGTTCAAGAAGATGAAGTTTGCCTCGACGATCGCCTTCGGCGTGGCGCCCCACGCGATCGGCAAGGACCACCCGGAAGGCG
Above is a genomic segment from Candidatus Rokuibacteriota bacterium containing:
- a CDS encoding ABC transporter substrate-binding protein, with the translated sequence MAPEVSRRDFLSSLGVTVGAAATAAGLPLVGGPALISRAEAQPKGNIPDTPYKIGHMTYFTGAAAVLGEPSYKGHILAAEEINAQGGLLGKRKIETFKADEAAGTDANVKEMRRMKLSEKIDLFTGVISSGNTPALGPVAEELKLLTIFVDGCTDFLFDKVVPNPHYIFRITNMQSADGVTCGVATAMTWPKTRRVAHIHPDYTYGRNAFAHFNIVMKKMVPGAQVVSEGWPKLGTTDFTSHITKAIAAKPDLLVSSVWGGDYVAMYKQALRYDMFKKMKFASTIAFGVAPHAIGKDHPEGAIAGVHSNYYFNYPPQDRWPANTSFVKKYFERWKEYPNFQSEGAYTTLMLLKQTVEKANKLTGGWPDDQAIISELEGASISGPAGYLHIRPDNHQGYKDAMTGFSVNSPDYPFQILDPNKIITIPIRNITAPPGWPAPSGEETRTYTWIDKTWPQVKV